In Nonomuraea sp. NBC_00507, the following are encoded in one genomic region:
- a CDS encoding TetR/AcrR family transcriptional regulator → MRSNPERRQALIDAAIEVLAREGARGLTFRAVDAEAAVPPGTASNYFANRDDLFTQVGGRIYERLLPDEATIARSREGVQDQTRYSELMHELVDRVSAFNSGYLALLELRLESTRRPELRAVLTKRIREDIDANIGYHAASGLPGDSTSVVLLYLALNWLIVERLTLPDIFSEQEIHELVDAAVQRSLNA, encoded by the coding sequence GTGCGGAGCAATCCCGAGCGGCGGCAGGCGCTGATCGACGCGGCCATCGAGGTGTTGGCCAGGGAGGGGGCGCGGGGGCTGACCTTCCGGGCCGTCGATGCGGAGGCGGCGGTGCCCCCGGGCACGGCTTCCAACTACTTCGCTAACCGCGACGACCTGTTCACCCAGGTCGGCGGACGCATCTATGAGCGGTTGCTGCCCGACGAGGCCACAATCGCCCGCAGCCGGGAGGGCGTGCAGGACCAAACCCGCTATTCCGAGCTCATGCATGAACTGGTGGATCGGGTCTCCGCCTTCAACTCCGGCTACCTGGCCCTGCTCGAGCTCCGGCTGGAGTCCACTCGGCGCCCCGAGCTGCGCGCCGTGCTGACCAAGCGCATCCGCGAGGACATCGACGCCAACATCGGCTACCACGCCGCCTCGGGTCTGCCCGGCGACTCGACCTCGGTGGTGCTCCTCTACCTCGCTCTGAACTGGCTCATCGTGGAGCGGCTGACGCTGCCCGACATCTTCAGTGAGCAGGAGATCCACGAGCTGGTGGACGCCGCCGTGCAAAGATCGCTGAATGCCTGA
- a CDS encoding NADP-dependent oxidoreductase, producing the protein MTVNREIHLAARPFGEPGTENFELVTTALPELAEGQVLVRNTWMSVDPYMRERMHDADSYLPPFQLGEPLDGSAIGEVVASRSADIPVGATVVHFLGWREYAAVDAAAVTVADLALAPAEAWLGALGTTGLTAYAALTQVAPVREGDVVLVSAAAGAVGSIAGQLARKLGASRVIGSAGGTLKAKKLVQDFGYDAAIDYRAGSLAEQLAEAAPDGIDVYIDHVGGDHLVAAIDALRHGGRIAMVGAISSYNATEPVPGPGNLFILAAKDATLRGMLINSYFHLFPEWIAKAAGWLADGSLYTEVTVAEGIERAPSAFMDMMRGGNVGKMLVRL; encoded by the coding sequence ATGACCGTGAACCGTGAGATCCACCTGGCCGCCCGCCCCTTCGGCGAGCCAGGCACAGAGAACTTCGAGCTGGTCACCACCGCGCTGCCCGAACTGGCCGAAGGCCAGGTCCTGGTTCGCAACACCTGGATGTCGGTCGATCCCTACATGCGCGAGCGGATGCACGACGCCGATTCCTATCTGCCGCCGTTCCAGCTCGGCGAACCTCTGGACGGCTCGGCGATCGGCGAGGTCGTGGCCTCACGCTCGGCTGACATCCCGGTGGGCGCGACCGTCGTGCACTTCCTGGGCTGGCGCGAGTACGCCGCGGTGGACGCCGCGGCCGTCACCGTCGCCGACCTCGCCCTGGCTCCCGCCGAGGCGTGGCTCGGCGCGCTAGGGACCACCGGGCTGACCGCCTACGCGGCCCTGACCCAGGTGGCCCCCGTGCGGGAGGGCGACGTGGTCCTCGTCTCGGCGGCGGCCGGGGCGGTGGGCAGCATCGCCGGGCAACTCGCCCGCAAGCTCGGCGCCTCCCGCGTGATCGGTTCCGCAGGCGGGACGCTGAAGGCCAAGAAGCTCGTGCAGGACTTCGGCTACGATGCCGCGATCGACTACCGCGCCGGTTCGCTCGCCGAGCAACTCGCCGAGGCCGCCCCCGACGGCATCGACGTCTACATCGACCACGTCGGCGGCGACCACCTGGTGGCGGCCATCGACGCACTGCGTCACGGCGGCAGGATCGCGATGGTGGGCGCGATCAGCTCCTACAACGCCACCGAGCCGGTGCCGGGCCCGGGCAACCTGTTCATCCTGGCCGCCAAGGACGCCACTCTGCGCGGCATGCTGATCAATTCCTACTTCCACCTGTTCCCGGAATGGATCGCGAAGGCGGCCGGTTGGCTGGCCGACGGCTCCCTGTACACCGAGGTGACCGTGGCCGAGGGCATCGAGCGGGCGCCCTCTGCCTTTATGGACATGATGCGCGGCGGCAACGTCGGCAAGATGCTGGTGAGGCTCTGA
- a CDS encoding BTAD domain-containing putative transcriptional regulator codes for MRVPEAKVRALLADLLAHEGRPVSADRLAEDLWGDNPPGNPVNTLQTKVSQLRRALEQAEPGGRELVAFQARGYVLRADDVDAARFVALLDRARAATDLRAKAELLADALALWRGPAYADFGDEEFARTAATRLEEQRLTALEEWAEVRLELGEHSLVTDELGELVAAHPLRERLRAAHLRALYRSGRQAEALAGYDDLRHRLADELGLDPGPELAALHQAILRQDPSLAPPRPRTNLPAPLTGLIGRELPVAEVGALLGSARLVTLTGPGGVGKTRLALAVADLAVDAFPDGVWLVELAGTSGETATVAEVVAAELDVRDDTATGSRPGVRPAGLAHRLADALRGRRLLLVLDNCEHVVEPVAELVDLLLRAAPDLRVLTTSQEPLALPGETLYVVPPLELPAPGADPALAASVRLFVARAAAAAPGFVLDEVSAPSVAAICRRLDGLPLALELAAARVRALGVRGVADRLDDRFHLLTVSGRGRPARQQTLRAVIDWSWEQLTEQQRLILLRLVVHPGGCTLEAAEAVCAGPGLDPGLDVADLLDQLVARSMVESSDGNRYRLLESISAYCLERLADGDPVFQRRDLYYTELAEQARPHLYGPAQRPWLDRLDTEAPNLRATLEHTTDHVLALRLVDALAWYWYLRGRHREGRASIATAMALPGAECSRTAAWEAGFAMLTGDGTDLLLRSRAAAQALDARDARSRWFLAFAHLSFGDAATAEGLLTEALAGFRAVGDRWGEAAALAGRAKQAMFQGDHALAERSGTQSLAIFAELGDGWGRLQASDMLGYLAEITGDYERAARLHREGLRIAEDLRLWTDASYRLSGLGRLALLTGDMDGSRELHERGMRLAAEQSNSFAEEFARVGLGLVARRAGDLDTAERLFQQSMAWNRRLEADYGVPFYGMTLLLAELGFIAEQRGDLATARSLHLEGLATAREVGDPRGIALAREGLAGVAAAEGAYEEAAALLGEATALRESVGAPLPPAERGDVDRITAAVRAALGGEASVR; via the coding sequence GTGCGGGTCCCCGAGGCGAAGGTCCGGGCACTGCTCGCCGACCTACTGGCCCACGAGGGACGTCCGGTGTCGGCGGACCGCTTGGCCGAGGACCTGTGGGGGGACAATCCTCCGGGCAACCCCGTCAACACGTTGCAGACCAAGGTGTCCCAGCTGCGCCGCGCCCTGGAGCAGGCGGAGCCGGGAGGTCGCGAGCTGGTGGCCTTCCAGGCGCGGGGCTACGTCCTGCGCGCCGACGACGTGGACGCCGCCCGTTTCGTCGCGCTGCTCGACCGCGCCCGCGCCGCCACCGATCTGCGGGCGAAGGCGGAGCTGCTGGCGGATGCGCTGGCCCTGTGGCGCGGTCCCGCCTACGCCGACTTCGGCGACGAGGAGTTCGCCCGTACCGCCGCCACCCGTCTGGAGGAGCAGCGCCTGACCGCGCTGGAGGAGTGGGCGGAGGTACGGCTGGAGCTGGGCGAGCACAGCCTGGTGACCGACGAGCTGGGCGAGTTGGTGGCCGCGCACCCGCTGCGTGAACGCCTGCGCGCCGCCCACCTGCGCGCGCTCTACCGGTCGGGACGTCAGGCAGAGGCGCTGGCCGGGTACGACGACCTGCGGCACCGGCTGGCCGACGAGCTGGGCCTCGACCCCGGACCCGAACTGGCCGCGCTCCACCAGGCGATCCTGCGCCAGGATCCCTCGCTCGCGCCCCCGCGCCCGCGCACGAACCTTCCCGCTCCCCTGACCGGACTGATCGGCCGCGAGCTGCCCGTGGCCGAGGTCGGTGCCCTGCTCGGCTCGGCGCGTCTGGTCACGCTGACCGGTCCGGGCGGTGTCGGCAAGACCAGACTCGCCCTGGCGGTCGCGGACCTCGCCGTCGACGCCTTTCCCGACGGGGTGTGGCTGGTCGAGCTGGCGGGCACTTCGGGCGAGACAGCGACCGTGGCCGAGGTGGTGGCCGCCGAGCTGGACGTCCGCGACGACACGGCGACCGGTTCGCGTCCCGGGGTGCGCCCGGCCGGCCTGGCGCACCGGCTCGCCGACGCCTTGCGCGGCCGCCGGCTGCTGCTCGTGCTGGACAACTGCGAGCACGTGGTCGAACCGGTCGCCGAGCTGGTGGACCTGCTCCTGCGGGCCGCCCCCGACCTGCGCGTGCTGACCACGAGCCAGGAGCCGCTGGCGCTCCCGGGGGAGACGCTGTACGTGGTGCCGCCGCTCGAGCTTCCGGCGCCCGGAGCCGATCCGGCGCTGGCCGCCTCCGTGCGGCTGTTCGTGGCCCGTGCTGCGGCCGCCGCGCCCGGGTTCGTGCTGGACGAGGTGAGCGCGCCCTCAGTGGCGGCGATCTGCAGGAGGCTGGACGGCCTGCCGCTGGCGCTGGAACTGGCCGCCGCCCGGGTACGCGCGCTGGGCGTGCGCGGGGTTGCCGACCGGCTGGACGACCGCTTCCACCTGCTCACCGTCTCGGGCCGGGGACGGCCTGCCCGCCAGCAGACCCTGCGCGCGGTGATCGACTGGAGCTGGGAGCAGCTCACCGAGCAACAGCGGCTGATCCTGCTACGGCTTGTCGTTCACCCGGGAGGCTGCACGCTGGAGGCAGCCGAGGCGGTGTGCGCCGGCCCCGGACTGGACCCTGGCCTAGACGTCGCAGACCTGCTGGACCAGCTGGTGGCCAGGTCGATGGTCGAGTCCTCCGACGGGAACCGCTACCGGCTGCTGGAGTCGATCTCCGCCTACTGTCTGGAACGGCTCGCCGACGGCGACCCCGTCTTCCAGCGCCGCGACCTCTACTACACCGAGCTGGCCGAGCAGGCGAGGCCCCACCTCTATGGTCCCGCCCAGCGCCCATGGCTGGACCGTCTGGACACCGAGGCGCCCAACCTGCGGGCCACCCTCGAGCACACCACCGACCACGTGCTGGCACTGCGCCTGGTCGACGCCCTGGCGTGGTACTGGTACCTGCGCGGCAGACACCGCGAGGGCCGCGCCTCCATCGCCACGGCCATGGCGCTGCCCGGCGCGGAGTGCTCCAGGACGGCGGCGTGGGAGGCCGGGTTCGCGATGCTGACCGGCGACGGCACCGACCTGCTGCTGCGCAGCCGTGCCGCAGCGCAGGCGCTGGACGCCCGCGACGCACGATCACGCTGGTTCCTGGCCTTCGCGCACCTGAGCTTCGGGGACGCCGCCACCGCCGAGGGCCTGCTGACGGAGGCGCTGGCCGGATTCCGCGCCGTCGGCGACCGCTGGGGCGAGGCGGCGGCGCTGGCGGGCCGCGCCAAGCAGGCGATGTTCCAGGGCGACCACGCCCTCGCCGAGCGGTCCGGCACCCAGAGCCTGGCGATCTTCGCTGAGCTGGGCGATGGCTGGGGACGGCTGCAGGCCTCTGACATGCTCGGCTACCTCGCCGAGATCACCGGCGACTATGAGCGGGCCGCCCGCCTGCACCGCGAGGGCCTGCGCATCGCCGAGGACCTGAGGCTGTGGACCGACGCGTCCTATCGGCTGTCCGGCCTCGGCCGGCTCGCCCTGCTGACCGGGGACATGGACGGATCCCGGGAGCTGCATGAGCGGGGAATGCGCCTGGCGGCCGAGCAGTCCAACAGCTTCGCCGAGGAGTTCGCCCGGGTGGGCCTCGGCCTCGTGGCCCGCCGCGCCGGCGACCTCGACACCGCGGAGCGGCTCTTCCAGCAATCAATGGCCTGGAATCGCCGCCTGGAAGCCGACTACGGCGTGCCCTTCTACGGGATGACGCTGCTGCTGGCCGAGCTCGGTTTCATCGCCGAACAGCGCGGCGACCTTGCCACGGCCAGGTCGCTGCACCTGGAGGGGCTCGCCACGGCCCGAGAGGTCGGCGATCCGCGGGGCATCGCCCTGGCCCGGGAGGGGCTGGCCGGGGTCGCGGCGGCCGAGGGTGCCTACGAGGAGGCCGCGGCCCTGCTGGGTGAGGCCACCGCGCTCAGGGAGTCGGTCGGCGCACCCCTGCCGCCCGCGGAACGCGGCGACGTCGACCGGATCACCGCCGCCGTCCGCGCAGCGCTGGGCGGGGAGGCGTCCGTGCGCTGA